The following is a genomic window from Amphiura filiformis chromosome 4, Afil_fr2py, whole genome shotgun sequence.
cattagttctttcaaatatgaaacgctaaaatccaaatctagaacaaacaatcatatatttagaaagatacagcaaactttccatggtagagattggacccaagacaaagtacacctaaattaagtgtcaattcagaattatcccaccatggtggaaaaaacctgataagacaagcttgattttcaggtccctggcactgaatccctatgtaatatgtgatggataAGACAAAATACTGATAAGATAAACTaaattttgtggccccacaaatttcgtattaaagagtttccactgtactTCATTCGTTTCAAATAACCCCTTTTAACTGTTGCTGCACTAAGGCCATGGATGCATATGAAATAGATGTTAATTCCTAATTAATTATATAGTTATCGTCTTCACAAAAGAAGGATACAatgtagttactttttgtgatgtgttataataataataatgttacaaAATGTGATGCTTGGCTTTTGACTCCTAAAGtccaataatatttaaaatattgtagtTGAATATACCCTCTGGAAAATACCTTTTTCATTTCAGAGATCTACAAGTTTGACATTGGCTGTGGATATTGCCTGCGGTTCTGGACAAGGCACTGGAAGTTTAGCTCCCCATTTTGATAAAGTTATAGGAATTGACATCAGTTCTGCTCAAATCAACGAAGCCATACGTACAAACAAGGACAAAAATGTTGAATACAAGTAAGCATTATAATATTTTAAGCATCATCAGTTTTGTAGGCATTATAATATCTGTggtcaaacaagaaatgtcttcaaAAAGACGTGGAGATAGATGGAAGGTTGGTGTTCTGGTGAATCCTATTAAATATTGTAGCAAAACACTATAGCTCTGACATACCATTATATATAGCAATCCTGGAATTGTTGATGATTCATCCCACCCTCCATACTCTTCGCACTTGTTTCAAGCATAATGTATAATCACATttgaatttggttattctttaccaTAAATGCAGTGATAAAGGATATAGGTTTTCTGGGTCAacccttcatgtaattattttgtgtaagctactaaccctaatcctaattataaGTACCGTACCCTAAATCATAGGcggtggaaggggggggggggtgattttagGTGGGTGTCTGAACCCCCCtgaaatcataatagaagaagaaataaagcaataattgccatctgcatcttcctttttagcccaagtagggcaaaattgtacaattttgcacACTTGCGCACACTGGCCCATAAAATAGCAAACCACACCTTCATTTTTGGCTATTATAAAAtagtttgaaattaaaattttatgtGCGCTTTGCGCTCGCAAAAGAATTCCTAGTAAAACCTGAACACAATATGCTTGTCCCTAGTGACCCCCTAAATTATAATGATTTTACATATAATCGTGCATAACTCACAAACTGTCATGTGTCATGAAGTGGGGTTCCTTTGCATTTCATAAGTAAATTTCAGGATCACACATCATTTTGCATTGAAACACGTACTCTTAACTTCCAAATTATAGATCATATCAtagcaaaagtaaacattttctgaaTGGGAAAATCCAATCTTTCCAAATATGGCATCTAATTTTCAGTAGGTGGTTTAtccaaatatgcatgaaaaagttgtcaaaaagTAGCACCTCCTCAGAAACATGTAACATCAAAACCATAACACCTATCTAAAACACAGGTACCGGTAGAGGCAATGGCCTACCcaatgtaaactgagctcaaaaaaaaacttataatttttcacaaggtcatatcttgaaatcctgtccatcaaattgaaccaaaattacacacagatttacttcaatacttcactcttaacacatgtcagtaaccaagcagttatccaactgacacaacagcaaaatgcactgacatgggacagcttcctggaccacatttacagcccagccctgtttcatgaaaaaagtgtatgaaaagcagaatgCAGctccgttttatcatctgtgcaaggatcttgtgtacaTTCTCACAGactttttgtcctgggtgccaaatgttgggctgtgaaagtgagggaagtccaggaagctgtcccatgacagtgcattttgctgttgtgtcagttgtacaactgcttggttactgacatgtgttttgagtagaatattaaggtaatcctgtgtgtaattttggttcattttgattgacagtattttaagatatgaccttgtgattcacaagttgcaaaaaattataagtttctttttgagctcagtttatattttgATAGGGTTGCCTCTAGCTGATGTACTAAGTAAAAGTAACTTTTATGATACACGGAATGACATGTTACAAAATTTTCAGTCAGACTTTGAGGAAATACAAGAATACTACTTGAACTGCTAAAAGGGCGTCTTCATACTTAAATCTCAGTGTATTCTCAAAAAACATTTACTTTGATAAGGTTACACCAGTACTCATGGTACTTCCTGTGGTGTTATGTCAGAGTGTCCGTCACCAGGGAAATGAGATAGATGTATCACTTAGACTACACCGTAACAAATGCTGACACATCACAATtgttctgtttaaagcaattaaAAGAACCAACCTCTTGTTTTGACTTCAAACATGTAAAAACCCTACAGTACACGTTCACCTCATTTACACAGAACTGAACTTAAGGCCAATCAGTGACTTGTATCCAGTTGACACTATCAAGGGCATTAGCTGCTTGCACATATGACATTACTGCCTCACGCAATGATGCCTCTTCATTTATGGCTTATTATATCAGGCATTAATAAATGTgtgattatttattttaaatgccCAATTTACTGATTTATTAAGACTGAGGCTGagcaaatgttaaaatttgattcAGGTTTATGTATTTTACAATATACTGTACTGGTAGTTGCCCGATcataaattttgataaaaataaagcagttctatttttatttttgacaattgtTAGTTTAAAAAAAAGTCTGTTAAATCACTTGGAAACTTATTTTAATGGGTATACctattaaaatcaattaaaatttatattacaagccgacgacaaacgtcggcttgttctgtctcttcccaattcttcttcttctggcaactcgtgacatttttgcgtgacttgccacgtttagccctagctctcttatgctttgacagatttcaaccatacttgagccaaatgaccactggactaggccaaagcgtttcatttgactttgacccgactgtgacctttgacctagctataatggtcaaaatgtgatttcacaaaaatgctactccttccacaaatttcatgcgatgagaacatggttatatcatgtgactcgactttagtcggtcaaaaggtcaatcaaaatttttaaaatcaaaatccatgtataagttcgattaagctgaaattcaccaggaatatttcttatgacatcctaagcacaatgcaagagcagttgaccccatccgtaacccaggggtcaagttatagggggtcaaattgcggcttgtattcagcgtctgttgactctagtcagtgttcgatttaccacctgcatacctgcaccagtgcatgtaacattccctctgtgcatgcagctttcACACCTACCTGCCTGCGTGCATATGCGATTTTAGCactagcgatatgacaaggccaatatacaaaagtaagcaagcagtcagtccgattgggaaaaacccaatctatttttagcgcaacatcttctgacttcattagaagggctggcaCAAATCGcacaattgacaattcccgatacccctatccaggcggcggatgacatgatcgagcggcaactcgtgaaaccgcccggccgtatggcattttccatatactcggttagttttgtggggttcattatcgaaccccaacggttttagcttgtatttatattatttatcaacataggcctatttgtttgtgatatttcaagcgttttaaaatttcaaaataatcccattcgaTTACACGgtcgacgatgaaaatttactgaatttagggactgcacgtcatacaccacctgacccCTATCATGTGAGAACTGTCActtcattgacttccctagtcttctacacagccagtttgcatcggtctgatactcgtccatcctaacgaacattcgtgatagccacatacaatCTGGTCcaagactatgacttcccttagaggggctagcgtaatgtgacaTCATATGCCACCAATTCCCGATACTCTCGCACATGTAGAAgagtgtcattttcatttcattgaaaaaaaaagaaccggcatttaaaccgtgggaaatatttgtctacgacggaaaataatcataataatgtccagcaaaaaggaaatagctcaaaaacacttgcatcattctagaaatcgtgcacctcgtcgtggcgactagttctagaacagatgaaagccacagcatccagtgttttggctgaGAAATCGGCGAGTGAAGGGGCGAGTGATCGGCACAAAAATGACACTGACAGTGGAgccgggaatattattacaagcttaactgacaatgatcgtgattcaatgtgattttatgtttgctttaattttggtgcatgcacacttttgctgtgcatgtagaaattttgggctacatgcaccagtgcaggtaggaaaaaaattgtaaatcggacactgactctagttatttattttttcaattggaCATCTTTTGTGTTCTGATATTAAACTAAATGCATACCTGCGGAAGACTCGGGTATGTGATATCCAAATACGGTATTGTAGGAGtccatttttttaataaatcatttttttttctttatcagGGTTGGAGATGCTGAAAACATCCCTGTACCAGACAACTCGGTTGAGCTCGTCACCTGCTCACAGGCGGTGCATTGGTTTGACTTTGATACATTTTTGCGAGAAGTGGACCGTATTCTGACCCCAAATGGCGTAATAGCAGTGTATTCACGTGGTGATTATGTTCTACTCCATGACGACCCAGTACTAGAAAAAGAACTTACAACAATCTATAAAGAGGTAAACTTTCAGTTAAAATATGTTTGTGCAAATATTGGATACCAATCTAGACCAAAAAACCCCAAGAATTGACTTCAAAGGACTGCATGTAGTCTGTATAATACTAGGCCTccctaaaaaaagaaaaagagtcCAAAATGGACACGGTCCTCTAAGAGGTGGAGGGGTGCTAGCTGACGGCTTATAGATgataatataatttcataatcGTGCTATGGTGTAAAGTTTAAAGATATTATGTGCTTTTGAAACTTAATTCATGTCACTTGTTTATATGGTTATGGTATAAAGCGAGTAAGGGTGGGAGAAGCCTAAGGAATTCGGGTTCGGGTAATTAAGCCCAAGTTGGTCATAGGCATACTCCCAATGCAACTGCCACAAACCGATGCACTTTTGCTCTTCACATTCAAATCAGGATAATGAATGAAGTTTGTTTTATCACTGATTCCATTGAATTTCAAGTGCAAGCATTAGACTTCTTTCATTGTAATGAATTAATGGTACAATTacagaatagggtgcaacttgctagacttgagtccagtccttgtttacagagtttagggttggggtttagggttggggtagggcagtcttgtaatgagactagtagagttgcaccctattcggtaatcgctccgAATTAATCACAAATAACTTCAGAACTACTGCACATTTTAAAAACTGGGGCTGCTGCGGCCAACGAGGTGCTAAGTGGAATCACTAGAATAAATATTCACCATTTGCTTTGTAAATAAGTACAACAGACTTGAGGGGCCAGAGTGGGGCGGCCCCACTAGAGTGAAGCCAGTTTATGCACTCATACCTTGCGTACTATATCATCACTCTCATACTTTCTGTTTTGTTCTGAATTCAGTGTACATGGAAAACGTTGAAGAACTACTGGAATGACCCTGTTCATGCCACCAGACAAAGGGGATACGTGGATCTCAACATACCTTACCCAGACTTCTATAGGTAGGACTAATATCAATAGGAAATGTGTTTATGATGACGATGTTGCTGCTGCTATAATTGTTGTCGCATATccgttgatgataataataataataataataatacactacaaaataaaattaacttACATTCATAACACCTCATTAAtaaaacgcgatgcgtgcgatccaatcatattcaAAATAACGTATTTGTTCCAATGTACTTTACAATTGACTTCGCGTGCGCCGTATTGTCGTCCAACAAAACTGCGCTGGCTGCCGTAATTTGGATTGCGCGTTACCatttttgcacagattctgatacgcacttttgttattggtcgtcttattttagcctgatcgattttgggaaagggaagatgtaaaaattgtttatttttataaacttttgaggaatattttgtgttattttgtaaagttaaaagatcaaagtgacggttataaatgaggttaataactttgcatcggtaatatgtcgggcattgtgaaaaatctaaacattttgctttggacctcggggcGTAGTCAGggtattcctcggttccaaaggcaaaatgcttagatttttcacaatgcctccaaataaccaatgcagttattaacctctatgGAACTTAATCTACTCATAAACAACAATCAATAGGTTACtcatataaaaatattattattatatatgtgtGCCATATTGAAATATgaattgaaaataggcctattgaaaattggGACCCCATGTGAGTACCCCCCTCCATGATATCGCTGATGTATTGATTTTTATTTGCATTGTTTCTGCAGGTGCACGATGCAGTCTTCATTGGACATGAATCTAACAGATCTGACAGGATTTATTAGTAGCTTCACAGCCTATCAACGATTCCGTAAAGAAAACCCAGATGAAGATATATTTACACCACTTCATGCAAGGTAGGCCTAAACATTAAACAAGGGgttcagggaggtaaataaagataatttactgggtgggcaatttaatttattttcaaattagggaaaataatttactgggtgggtagtgataattaatttcataaaggcctttggattttcggaaatgtagacctggttttgcgtggaagttggctttgatgtaaaaagtggactttacccaAATTTATGgctcataagcatgataagaatcttttcaggttttgtgtggaaattgctccaaattatattaatttttggctTCTTATATACCATTTTGTACTGTGTGATCATTATTCCTCttcgaagttgtaaacatggtaaatgaataaattggcaaatgttaagaaaagatacatcactttcattattcaacatcactttcaaaatgcacgttggtactagttttatgataattattatggtgcccaatttgttgtgggcaaaataatttactgggtgggcacttttgggcaatgggcaagttgaatttactgggtgggcaaaataatttactgggtgggcatttgcccacccagttaacatgttatttacctccctgaagGGGTTAGTACAAGCAGATTAGATGAGAAAGCATCTTCTTTGGTGCAAGAAAGTAGTAACTCACTGAACACAAAATGCTGTactgaaaatgtttaaatgacAGTTCATACATACAAGCTATGTAACAGCGcgtgtgattggtcgagagccgggcaccGTTCATGCCCGGTgacccggatgtgcgatcgccgggtagggaaaatgcaAGGAAAGTCATGTTTTTTAAttatgttacttgtaattttttgttattattttgatgaaataagaatcacaaaatgttatggtatgtatgaacgggaagcggcccctcgggcataaacaaccgtttagtcatgaaaatatatgaatgaacccctaatttattatacagtgtAAAGGGTGTAAAACattttgctgcaaaacattctaacatagcCTAGGTTCTTATTGTATTTTGCAAACTAATAAATGTTtgctaaaaatattttgcaataaccttCTTTGTATCCTTGCATTTTTAGTCTCATCCCGAGGCTTTCACCAACTATATTACCAGTATTTATTTATTCCAACATATGCTGTTAAATCAGTGGCACACACCTAAACAGGCAGTGTGTTCATACTACAATGAGAACAAAAACCAATTGATACAGAGttctatttttgtttcatttgtttcAGATTTCTGCGAGCATTGAACGCGAACACAGAAGCAGACAAGACCATTGTTACAACAGGTTGCCCACTATATTTGTTGATGGCACGCAAGCCTGATGAGGAAGAAATGAAACGTTTTCATTTCACCTTTGAGGAAAAAAAAGAATAAAGTAAACCGAGTTATTCCATATAGTTAGACATTGTGAACAtgttattcaattttttttttttcatcaagtgGCAGGAATTTGTAATTATATAGCTAAGGCCTACTCAATTTTGCAGTTCTCTGGTTTTCAATAACACTGCTGTGAATATTCTTATGAGGTTAATTTAAggtcataatgtgtgatttgcataaagagtAGATTCAACGCATGTATACATGTAGCTCACACAGATAGAACAAAACAAGACGCGagatgaatagcgatatgcacacagtttatatgtcaagacgtaagatgaatagcgatatgcacataGTTTATACGTCACCGATTCAATAATACACATGCATGCGATGTGATAAGCCACCACTTAATCGATAAACTcttaataaaaccggagatctccggttttaatataaggacttaaattttactgtaaagcacttcaggcttagtcttttatatGGTATTTCAGTACACCATTGCGCATTACAatgatgcaaaaagtagaaattcagcaaaaattgagggcgtcgctgtgaagcaaattgcacattatggctttaagggatcggataacagGATATTCGGTTTGCACAttattatttgtgggacatgagagcacatcagacacatcaaataataacacttttttgaaacttgcgatataatacaaattttatggcaaattatcaaaacatttgtatgtagctgggaggaaaagccgttattcatttggtaattttgaccttttgtattgttATACATTTGTTTCCCCAAAAGAGCTAAAAAATTTTATATTCTAATATATCACAAATATCCAAAAaatcaattatttgatattagaaggacattcctcgtatccaGAATGTaattttggtgtgtctgatgtgctaagGGAGGGAGGGGGTGACGCCCATGCCCGGAACTGGAAATGGTGTGCTCTTTGAGAGTTGTCAGCATATCGGTGAAAAGGGATCTTTTGGAACCGTGAACTGCCAACTTGGTCTTTCTGGTTGAAATCACCTTTAAAACCCCAGTAATGATAGGAATGGGCAATTTGTGGGTTTTTTAGACATGTTAGAGCTGAAGTTATTAAAATCAAGAGTCTTTCAGTTTGACTGTTCTGTTTAGATTAATACAGGGTCTTTCTGCATGAGCTGCGTGGTCTAAAACATGGTTACAGCAATATGTGACATTGTACATTCAATGGGTCACCAAAGAATATCTTGATTTGCGTCGCCAGAACCAAAAAAGCATGTGGAAAAGCTGAAAAAATATAACCGTCCATTGGCTGAAATCAAAACTTTTGAGAAACAGGGTTATCAATTTGCACGCAGCTTTAGGCTAATGATCTCTAGCATATCAatgagaaaaaaaacccacatagaCTGTGGTATACTCTGAAACTGCTCTACCaggaagtgtaaaaaattaatggTTTTCAGCTGTGAAAACAGAATCAAGTATGATAAATGACCTTCTCTTGCCGAACAAAGAACAACGATATTTAATGTATTACTCTATAATAATATGGTGAATGGTGGTATGATAAAATAGCTTATTGTAAGGTACTTAATATTTaacaactgtttttattttaagagtactacacccctgcccaattttgtgcctatttttgcatttttctcaaaaattatagcgcactggggacaagtaagatatgtatattataggggcaaggactacaactactgcactggaaattttatttcaacacagacaacagttgtggagttacagtcaaaaatgagggaaaaccaatatttgatcaataaatcaataactacttgccttgagttgctgaattttctgtgcagtagttgtagtccttgcccctataatatacatatcttacctgtcaccaatgcgctataaattttgagaaaatgcaaaaataggcacaaaattggccagggtgtagtaccccttaagtaaaATTTTATAGTGTATTTTGGTGTTTGTATTATTGTTGTGAACCCTGGTCTTCATAGAAGGACAGGACTAATtattgtactatctactgaaatagTAACCAAAGGTTCAagaggaaataaaacaaaaacaaacaatgtgACAACTGTTTCAGTTAATTTGATTAACATTAACTTTCAGGCGTTTCTGTTTTTACGAGGCGGGAATGTTCTCTATATTCCTAAAAAACGatacttggggatgatttgaagtgacctccacttgagatgagtctggtatttatattCGAGCTATTATGTAAATAGGGACACATGTAACAGCTGCTCTatcaagtgcatcgttttgatatggatgtacacataattTAATAAgtaaatatttttagaaaattaccgtaaccactcgggtataagccccccCTAGctgggcaatttcacttcaaaaataggggtgggcttataaccaggGAGGGGTTAAtagttgaattaaaaaaataagaataatCTTCcccatttgaagagctttgtttcaaaaccccttacatccacttgcccaattttgagagcacatcaaaaaatcatcaaaataatcaccgatataaggtgtttttcaacaaaaaacagtttttggcgggatgctcctACCAAAGcgtcccgccaaaaactgcttttgttgcaaacccccatatatcagtgaattttttgattattttttatgtgttctcaaaaatgggcaagtggatgtaaggggttttgaaacaaagctcttcatttatatATATGCCCAACGTATCAGTACACTCacgggattctcatgagagtagtagcgctgctactctcgagtacctacgttggccaccagacccttgtggcccagcaagccggctgcaactGAATACCTCGTGggcgtaggtactttgaaggtactccaGTACCGgcactggtactcacctgccaggtACTCTGCAGCTGAGTACCGACATGGGTACTCTGGCAAAAAAAATGAGGCAAGCgggttgccatttcttatttatttatgttgCCATATtaatttatattgattaatatgttcttgatttatgtttcttattttattctttgggcatttttaagcggata
Proteins encoded in this region:
- the LOC140151302 gene encoding putative methyltransferase DDB_G0268948, with the protein product MDAKRMKIDEKEMDAATRNQFAAEKHAIIYKKYRPQADSTAIQRIINYVKEKRSTSLTLAVDIACGSGQGTGSLAPHFDKVIGIDISSAQINEAIRTNKDKNVEYKVGDAENIPVPDNSVELVTCSQAVHWFDFDTFLREVDRILTPNGVIAVYSRGDYVLLHDDPVLEKELTTIYKECTWKTLKNYWNDPVHATRQRGYVDLNIPYPDFYRCTMQSSLDMNLTDLTGFISSFTAYQRFRKENPDEDIFTPLHARFLRALNANTEADKTIVTTGCPLYLLMARKPDEEEMKRFHFTFEEKKE